From the genome of Tsukamurella pulmonis:
GAGGGCTTCGCTTTCGGCCGCGCCGACGTGGCCGAGCCCGAGGACGTCTACTGGGGTCCGGAGCACACCTGGCTCGGCTCCGACGGCCGGTTCTCCGGCAAGCGCGAGCTGGATCAGCCCCTGGGCGCCACTCACATGGGCCTGATCTACGTCAATCCCGAAGGCCCCGAGGGGGTCCCGGACTACATCGCGGCCGCGGACGACATCCGTGAGACCTTCGGCCGGATGGCGATGAACGACGAGGAGACCGCGGCGCTCATCGTCGGCGGCCACACGTTCGGCAAGACGCACGGCGCGGGCCCCGTCGAGAACGGCCCCGAGCCCGAGGCCTCCCCGATGGAGCAGCAGGGCCTGGGCTGGAAGGGCGGCAACGGCACCGGCGTCGGCAAGGACGCCGTGACCAGCGGCCTCGAGGTCATCTGGACGCACACGCCGACCAAGTGGGACAACAGCTTCCTCGAGATCCTCTACAGCAACGAGTGGGAGCTCTTCCAGAGCCCCGCCGGCGCGAACCAGTGGCGTCCGAAGGACGGCGGCTGGGCGAACTCGGTGCCGGAGGCCTTCGGCACGGCCAAGACCCACCCGTCGATGCTGACGACCGACCTGTCGCTGCGGTTCGACCCGATCTACGGCGCGATCACCAAGCGCTGGCTCGACAACCCGCAGCAGCTGGCGGACGCCTTCGCCAAGGCCTGGTTCAAGCTGCTCCACCGCGACATGGGCCCGACCGCCCGCTACGTGGGCCCGCTGGTCCCGAAGACCGAGCACCTGTGGCAGGACCCGATCCCCGCGGCCGAGGGCGCCCCGATCGACGCGGCCGACGCCGACGCCATCACCGAGCGCATCCTGGCGACCGGCCTGACCACCGCACAGCTGGTCAAGACCGCGTGGGCGGCGTTCTCCTCGTTCCGGCGCACCGACAAGCGCGGCGGCGCCAACGGCGGCCGCCTCCGCCTGCAGCCGCAGGCCGGCTGGGAGGTCAACGAGCCCGACGAGCTCGCCCAGGTCATCCGGACGCTCGAGGGCGTGGTCGACGCCTGGAACGCCGAGTCGGGCACGAAGGTCTCGTTCGCCGACGTCGTGGTGCTGGCGGGCAACGCCGGCGTCGCGCAGGCCGCCAAGGCCGCCGGTGTCGACGTGAGCATCCCGTTCACGCCGGGCCGCACCGACGCGACCCAGGCGGAGACCGACGTGGAGTCCTTCGCCGTCCTCGAGCCGCGCTTCGACGCCTTCCGCAACTACGTGGCCAAGGGCGCGCCGATGCCGGCGGAGTACCTCCTCGTCGAGAAGGCGAACCTGCTCGGGCTCACCGCGCCGGAGATGACGGTGCTCCTCGGCGGCCTCCGCGTGCTGGGCAACAACTTCGGCGGCTCCGAGGCGGGCGTGTTCACCGACCGCCCCGGCGTGCTGAGCAACGATTGGTTCGTCAACCTGCTGGACATGTCCACCAAGTGGACCCCGGCGTCCGACGACGACTCCACCTACGTCGGCACCGACCGCGCCACCGGCGAGAAGAAGTGGACGGCCACCCGCGCCGACCTCGTCTTCGGCTCCAACTCGGTCCTGCGCGGCATCGCCGAGGTGTACGGCGCCGCCGACGCCGGCGAGAAGTTCGTGACCGACTTCGTCGCGGCATGGACCAAGCTCGCCAACGCAGACCGGTTCGATGTGAAGGCCTGATCCTCTTCCACCGGCCGGCAGCACGCCCCGCACACCCCTTCCGGGTGTGCGGGGCGTGCTCGTTCCCGGGCCGGATTCGAGTTAGTCACAATTAACCCTGAGCGCGATAGCCGCCGGTCGCAGGCGTACTCTCCCTCTCATGCCGTACTTCGACCGGGTCTCCGAGACCGCGTTCCGCCCCACCGAGCACGTCTCCGGCGGATGGAACACCGCGGAGCAGCACATCGCCCCGCCGATGGGGCTGCTCGCCCACGCGGTGGAGCAGGACCGCGACGCGCGCCGCGACGACGGCCTGCGCATCGCGCGCCTGTCCTACGACATCCTCGGCACGCTGCCGATGGACGTCGTCGACGTGGAGGTGCGGGTGGTGCGCCCCGGCCGCACCATCGAGCTCGTCGAGGCCGTCCTCGGTCACGGGGGCCGCGCCGGACTCGTCCTGCGCGCGTGGCTGCTCGACCGCCGCGACACGCGCGAGGTCGCCGCCTCCGAGCTGGATCCGATCCCGCCGGCCGAGCAGATGCCCGAGTACGACCCGAGCGCCGTCTGGCCGGGCGGCTTCATCGCCTCCGCGCGCACCCGTCGCGCGGAGGAGCGTCCCGGCCGCGCGGCGTACTGGGTGGAGTCCGACGTCCCCCTCCTCGACGAGCCGACGGGTCCGATCGCGCAGGCGGCACGCCTTTTTGACATCGCGAACGGAATGACACCCCGGTTCACCCCCGAGCAGGTGGCGTACCCGAACCTCGACCTGACCGCGCACCTGTTCCGCGACCCGGTGGGCGGTGCGATCGGCTTCGACACGCGAGTGTCCACCGGGCCCGACGGCGCAGGTCTGACCCATTCGGTCATTCACGACATCACGGGCCCGCTCGGCACGGTGGATCAGATCCAAACCGTGCGTCTGCGCTGAAATCCGGTCCGGAGTGTGGTTACATTCCGAGCGTTCAGTTCACCCTGCCGAAGGGAGCTCTAATGAATACTCGGATCACACGGACGCTCGGTGCAGTAGCCGCCGCCGTCGCGCTGACCGTGACCATGACCGCCTGCGACAACGCCAAGGACACGGCGAACGACGCGAAGGACGCCGCGACGTCGGCCGCCGGCAGCGCGGCCTCCGCGGTCACCGGCGCGAACGGTGCGGGCGCGGGCGAGTCCGGCGCGAACGGTGCGGGCTCCGAGTCGAAGGCCGCCGTGCCCTCGACCAGCATCGCGACGCCCGGCGGCACCGAGGTCACGCTGACCGACGCCCCGATCATCGGTGAGTACGCCAAGTACGGCTACGAGAAGGGCCACCTCGGCGCCCCGCTCGGCCCCGTGTCCGCACTGCCGGACGGGAAGGGCAAGTACCTCACGCTCAAGGGCGGCACCATCTACTGGTCCGAGGCCTCGGGCGCGCACGTCGTGCACGGCGTGATCGGCGACAAGTGGGGCGACGAGGGCCACGAGGCCGGCAAGCTCGGCTACCCCACCAGCGACGAGACCGCCGAGAACGGCGAGATCAAGCAGACCTTCCAGAACGGGACGATCACCTTCGCCGACGGCAAGGCCACGGTCTCCTAGTCCTCGACGACGGTCACGGCGCCGTCCCGATGTACACCGTTCGTGCGGCCAGCACGAAGGCATCGGGGCGGCGTCGTACGTTGTGGGGGTCGCCGGGATCGGTGAGCCGGCGCAGGACCTCCGCGTCGTCGGGTGCGAGCCGGTCGGCCATGCGCAGGTAACGGCCCATCATGCGGGCGACCGCGTCCCGCGACGCCGGGTCCAGCGGCGCGGGGCGGTCCACCAGGAAGGTGCGGGCCCGCACGTCGCGCAGGCCCGCCGCCCGCAGCAGCGCGGGCCAGTCCTCCGGCACGTCGACGGTGCCCTCGAGCGCGGCCCGCATCGCCCCGAAGCCCTCCGCCTGCAGAGCGTCGAGCCGCTCGGCGAGGCCCGGACGGCCGAGGCCGATGTCGCGCGGCAGGAACCGCAGCGGCAGGCCGCCCTCGGCCACGGCGAGCACTCCCCCCGGGTTCAGGCGCCCGGCCAGCGCGGCGATCGCCGCCGATTGATCACCCAGGTGGTGCAGGGTCTGCGCCGTCCAGATGACGTCCGCCGCGGGCAGGTCGGCGACACCGCCGGGCAGGTCGGTCCGCAGGGTCTCGACGGTCCGCCCCGCGGCGGCCGCCCGCTCCCGGGCCCGGTCCAGCAGCGGCTCGGCGCCGTCGACGGCGATCACCCGGGCCGTGGGGAAACGCGCGGCCAGCAGGTCGGTGAGGACGCCCGGTCCGGCCCCGACGTCGAGCGCCGTCCCGGGGGCCGGGACGCGCTCGGCGATCGCCTCGAAGGCCGCCGTCGCGTACGGCGCCAGTGTCGTGGCCTCCGCTTCCAGCTCGGCGGCGAGGGCGGCCCAATCCGGATCGATGTGCGCGTGGGCGTGTGCGTGCTCCGTCATGCCGCCACGGTGCCCCGCAGGGTGACACCATGGCAAGTCTTCGTGCCATTTCGGCAAACGTCGGCGGGCGCGCTCAGCCGCACCGCACGCGCACACCCGGCGGGAGTACCGCTCGGGCCTGCGGGAGCCGCTCCGGTCCGGCGCCGATGAGCTCCACCGTGACCGGCGTTTCCAGGCGCAGGTTCACCTGCTCGGCGGCGAACCCGGCGGACCTGAGCGCCGCACGCAGTCCCGCCGGCGTGACCCAGCCGCCCGGGATCGGGACCCGGTCCGGAGCGACCGGTTTCGCCGCGATCGGCGGCAACGACGCCGCCGGATCGGCGAGGGCCGCCGACAGTAGCGCGGCGATCGCCTCGACCTGCGCCGCGGCACCGTCGGCGTCGTAGAGCTCCGGGTGGAAGACGCCGACGACGAGCAGATCGTCGTCGCTCCCCGGGTGCACGGTGATCAGGCTGTCCGAGACGGGCCCCCACGCCACGATGTCGAGCGACCATCCGGCCACGCCGGCGAAGGGCACGACGTTGACCACCGGCCCGTAGAGGCGCCCCGTGCGCCAGCCCGCGGGGGTGCTGGCGAGCAATTGCTCCGGTCGCTCGCCCGCGGCGATCCGCGGCACGGCCGCGCCGAGCCAGCTCTTCAGGTCGGCGGCGAGTGAGGCCGGGGTGGCGCCGTCGGGGACGTGCAGGCGGGTCGGCACGACGGCGACCAGGTACGTCGGTGTCGCGCGCTCGAGGTCCGTGCTCCGCAGTGCCGCCGTGACCCCGACGTGGGCGACCTCGGTGCCCAGGTACCGCGCGACGTACGCGGCGACGGTGGCGGCCGCCTCCGCGGGCCAGGACCGTCGGGC
Proteins encoded in this window:
- the katG gene encoding catalase/peroxidase HPI, producing MSEDQTTSPQEQTSGSGGCPVAHGSLRPPVAGGGNRDWWPDEVNLKVLANNPAEGDPLGADFDYAAEVATLDVDAVRADLVALMRNSQDWWPADFGHYGPLFIRMSWHSAGTYRTTDGRGGGGAGLQRFAPLNSWPDNVSLDKARRLLWPVKQKYGRKLSWADLILFAGNVALEDMGFTTEGFAFGRADVAEPEDVYWGPEHTWLGSDGRFSGKRELDQPLGATHMGLIYVNPEGPEGVPDYIAAADDIRETFGRMAMNDEETAALIVGGHTFGKTHGAGPVENGPEPEASPMEQQGLGWKGGNGTGVGKDAVTSGLEVIWTHTPTKWDNSFLEILYSNEWELFQSPAGANQWRPKDGGWANSVPEAFGTAKTHPSMLTTDLSLRFDPIYGAITKRWLDNPQQLADAFAKAWFKLLHRDMGPTARYVGPLVPKTEHLWQDPIPAAEGAPIDAADADAITERILATGLTTAQLVKTAWAAFSSFRRTDKRGGANGGRLRLQPQAGWEVNEPDELAQVIRTLEGVVDAWNAESGTKVSFADVVVLAGNAGVAQAAKAAGVDVSIPFTPGRTDATQAETDVESFAVLEPRFDAFRNYVAKGAPMPAEYLLVEKANLLGLTAPEMTVLLGGLRVLGNNFGGSEAGVFTDRPGVLSNDWFVNLLDMSTKWTPASDDDSTYVGTDRATGEKKWTATRADLVFGSNSVLRGIAEVYGAADAGEKFVTDFVAAWTKLANADRFDVKA
- a CDS encoding acyl-CoA thioesterase domain-containing protein, with the translated sequence MPYFDRVSETAFRPTEHVSGGWNTAEQHIAPPMGLLAHAVEQDRDARRDDGLRIARLSYDILGTLPMDVVDVEVRVVRPGRTIELVEAVLGHGGRAGLVLRAWLLDRRDTREVAASELDPIPPAEQMPEYDPSAVWPGGFIASARTRRAEERPGRAAYWVESDVPLLDEPTGPIAQAARLFDIANGMTPRFTPEQVAYPNLDLTAHLFRDPVGGAIGFDTRVSTGPDGAGLTHSVIHDITGPLGTVDQIQTVRLR
- a CDS encoding LGFP repeat-containing protein, producing the protein MNTRITRTLGAVAAAVALTVTMTACDNAKDTANDAKDAATSAAGSAASAVTGANGAGAGESGANGAGSESKAAVPSTSIATPGGTEVTLTDAPIIGEYAKYGYEKGHLGAPLGPVSALPDGKGKYLTLKGGTIYWSEASGAHVVHGVIGDKWGDEGHEAGKLGYPTSDETAENGEIKQTFQNGTITFADGKATVS
- a CDS encoding class I SAM-dependent methyltransferase, giving the protein MTEHAHAHAHIDPDWAALAAELEAEATTLAPYATAAFEAIAERVPAPGTALDVGAGPGVLTDLLAARFPTARVIAVDGAEPLLDRARERAAAAGRTVETLRTDLPGGVADLPAADVIWTAQTLHHLGDQSAAIAALAGRLNPGGVLAVAEGGLPLRFLPRDIGLGRPGLAERLDALQAEGFGAMRAALEGTVDVPEDWPALLRAAGLRDVRARTFLVDRPAPLDPASRDAVARMMGRYLRMADRLAPDDAEVLRRLTDPGDPHNVRRRPDAFVLAARTVYIGTAP